From the Streptomyces sp. SN-593 genome, the window CCTCGCCCCCGTCCGCGACGGGTACGAGGGCGGCTCCGACCCGGACATGGACGAGGCCCTGCGCCGCATCCGCACCGGCCGCCAGATGGCGGTGACGGCATGACGACCATCTCCCGCATCCTCGCCGCCGCGGCCGACCAGCTCGACCCGCACGCGACCATGACCCACCCGATCGGCGGCCACGAGATCCCGGTGTGCATGACCACCGGCTGGCTCGACCTCGCCGTGGGTGATGCGGTCACCGCCGTTCTCCACCACATCCCGGGATTCATGCGCCTCGCCGACCAGTTCGCCATCATCGCCGCCGCCCGCCGCGCCCTGCCGCCCGTCGCCGGAACCATCGCCGAGTACGCCACGCAGCTCCGCACCCTGGCAGGTGCGCTGTGACGACCTGCCTCATCCCCGACTGCAACGGCTCCTGGCACGACGAGAACATCTGCGACACGGTCCTCGCGGACACCGCCACCCCGGCCGGCGCGGCGCTGATCGCCGAACTCGAAGCCAGCCCGACGATGCCCACCACGCTCGTCGTGTGGGAGGGATCGGACGGCCGCGACCTGATGCGCACCTCCGACCAGGCCGAGGCCCGCGCGTTCGCCGACCGGCTGCGTGCGTTCGCCCACGCGGTCGACAAGGGCGCCGGTCTGCTTGCGAGTCCGCCGAGCGGACCCGCAAAGCCGGAGCCGGTGGACTACGCGTCCCGGTTCGCGGCCCTCGACTCCGACGTCCTGTTCGACGTGGAGGACGCCGACGGCACCGACGCCCCGCACGCCTACGTCGAGTCCCTGCTGATCGTCCTCGCGGACTGGCGCCGCCACCTGGTGGGCCTGCTCGCCGAGGCGCCGGCCTGGTCCATCCCCGAGGTGACCGCCTACGAGCGGGCCCTGTCCCGGACCCGCGAGGCGTACATGCAGTGGTCGTTCCGCTGGCAGAACGGCCCGGTGCTGCCGCACTCGTTCGACCTGCCCCAGCCCGTTGCGGGGGACACCGTGTCTTCCGCAAACGTCGCCCGGATCGTGTCGGCCGGCCGCCGCACCCTCGCCGTCCGCGGGGTGGCCGCATGAACGAGACCCGCCCCGACACTGCCGCGAAGGCCACCCCCACGGGCGAGGCCACGTTGACCAGCAGCGTCCACAACCTCCTCGCCGCGATCCGTGACGCCCTCGACGTGCCCCTGCCCGGTGTCGAGGACGCCGACGAACGCCGCTTCTGCTGGCTCATGGACGACCGCCGCTCCGCGATCTACTCCACGCTCAACGCGATCCTGAACAGCCCCACTCCGCAGATCCACGACGCCGATACCGCGTACATCCGCCGCCGCATCGAGGACCGTCCCGTCACCTACACCGTGTGGCAGGACCCCGACCAGACGGACGGGAGCGCGAAGTGACCGACCGGACCATCGCCATCGACACCCGCGACCACGGGCCCGTCACCGTCGTGTGCCCGCCCTGGTGTACCGGCCTGCACCCCGCGGGCCTGCTCCGCGAGGAGATCCACCACCAGGGCGAGCCCGTCGACATCACCGTCGACACCAGCCGGGGCCCGCGCCGGCTGATCGAGCTGACCATGTGGCAGACCCCTTGGCCGGTGCCGTCCGACCGGCACTCCGACGACGTGCACATGGTCGTGCAACTCCTCGACGGCGACGCGTTCGGGTATGACGTGCAGGGCTTGGGAGCACTCGCCACGGACTTGATGGACGCCGCGGCGAAGGTGCGCCGCCTCTCCCGCCGGCTCGCCTGCGAGCACCGCGGGGGTGAGTGGTGACCCGCACCGGAGCCGGATGGCGCCTCGCCCTGTTCGTCGTGTCCGTCGCCGCGCTGGCCACCACCGGGTGGTCGCTGTACGCCGTCGCCCGCCACTACCAGGCCCCGCAGGGCATCGCGGGCGCCGCGGTCGCCGTGTTCGACGGCATCGCCTACGCCTGCCTGCACCTCGCATCAGACGCGTCCGCCAACGGCCGCTCCGCGTTCGGCCCCCGCCTGACCGCGCTGGCCATGGCGAGCACGTCGGTGTACCTCAACATCAACCACGCCCACCTGATCCACGGCGGCCGCCCCGCGGCGGTGTTCTTCGCCGTGCCCACCCTCGGACTGCTCGCCGTCTCGGAGATGTCCTGGGCCGGCCCGCGCGCCGCCCGCCGCGCCGAGCTGGGCGAGCGCCCGTACCGGCCGCCGGTCTTCGGCGGGATCGCCTGGGTCCTCGCCCCGATGCTGGCCGGCCGCACGGTCAAGGCCCGCGCCGTCGACCACATCGAGCACGGCGGGCGGCCCGCGCCGTCCGGGGCGGCCCCGCGCTCGGCCACGGAGGTGCTGCGAAGCCGGTTCGCGGAGATGGACCCGGGTGATGCGGTCCGCATCGCCCATGATGCGCAGCCCGGGCTGCCGCCGGCGGAACTGGCCGCGCTGCTCGTCACCTACGGCGTGATTGTGGACGCCGTCCAGGTCGCTCTCGTCCTCTCCGACACCCAGCAGCGCATCACGGTCGAGAGGGGTGATGCGCCCGGCCCCGAGGCTGATGCGGTGCAGGTCGGAGAGCTGCCGCCGGTCACACTCACGGGCGCCATCGTGGATGCCGCGGCCGAGCTGGGGCCGGAGGCGAAGTCGGCGGACATCGCCTCGCTGGTAGAGATGCGGCACCGCATCACGGTCGATGACGGGTACGTGCGCACCGTCCTCCACCGCGAGAGCAAGAAGGCCGCCGGTGATGTCGGGCAGGGCGGGGGTGGCTACGCATGAACCTCCGCCCACCCGGCCCGCATCAGCCCGCATCGCCTGACGCCACCCTCGTCCAGATCGGCGTCGACGACCAGGGCGGCCCGCTGTACGCCTACCGGCAGACCGCCCCGACCGTGATGCCCGCCCCGCTCGTACACCGCCCCTGGGGCGCCTACGCCGCGCTGGGCTGCGGGTTCCTGTTCGCCCTGACCGTCGTCGGCGTGGTGCTCGTCGCCATCGTCATCGGGTTCGCCATCGCCCTCGCGGTCCTCGCGGTGTGCATGGTCACCCTCATGATCTGCCTCGTCGTCCTGCGCGGCCTGTGGAAGGACGTCCGCCGGGGCTGACGGCCCTTCCGTCCCACTCACTTCCCGCGAGGAAGTGGGTCGGGCGGTGGGGCCGGCCAACCCGGCCGGCCGCCAACCCGAGAGGACCCGTCATGGGCCTGTTCAGCAAGAACAACGACCAGCAGTTCTACGACCAGCGCGCCTCCGAGGTGCAGGACGCGGTCGCCCGCGGCGACATCGACGCCGCCGCCCGGCTCGTCGCCGGCGCCGTGATCGAGGAGGGCACGGCCGCCCTCACGCACCTCACCACCGCCGTCGAGCGCAACAACCGGAAGGACTGAACCCCATGGCCGACAAGACCTACGTCGTCACCGCCTCGAACCCGGACGGCACCCCGTACACCGACGCCCTCGGCAAGCACGCCGTCGTCACCGGCGGCGCCGCCGCCTACGGAGACGCCGACCGTGACGAGCGGGTGGCCGCCATCGAGGCCGCCGGCCTCACCCCGCACGTCCGCCCCGCCTGAACAGGAGACAGACCCATGTCCGAGGAGCCCATGACCGCCGCGCAGATCAGGGAGCGCGCCGCGCGCCGCCTGAGCCAGCCCCGCCCCGCGCCCGAGGAGATCGCCGAGGCCACCGCCTGGGCCCTGCTCGCCATCTCCGCCGCCATCTCCGAGACCAGCACCCCGGCCGGAGGCACCGAGTGATCCGCACCCACCCCAACGACCCCCCGCTGACGGTCATCGAGGCCGGGAGGATCGCCCGCATCACCGCCGCCGCCATGATCCGCGGCGGAACCCTGACCACCGACCAGAAGACGGCCGTCGACCGCATCCTCGACGGCGCCCGCAAACGCGCCGAGAAGGCCGCGAAGAAGTAGCTCCGCCCCGGGCCGGCCGCCAAGCGGCCAAGCAGACCGGCCGGCCCGGGCCCCGCACCTCCCGAAAGAGAGCAGGACGTACAGCATGACCGACACGATCACCCGCCCGGCAGACGACACCACCGACGAGCCCCCGCCCGTCCTGCTCGTCAAGGCCCCACCGACCACGCCCGAGGACCAGGGCGAAGCCGTCGACCGGCCCGACAACCCCCTCGCCGACTGGTTGACCGTGCCGGACACACCGATCCTCCCCGCATGGCTGGCCACCCCCGCCGCGGTGCGCGCCAACGCCGGCGCCCTGGTCCGCCTCGGCGCCTACCAGGGCCGCTACCACTCCATCCGCCTCCCCAAGTACGGCGCGAAGGCCCTGGGCTTGGCCTGCCGCGGCGGATACCGCTGCACCGTGCGCCTGTGGCCCGTCCTCGCGGCCGCCGACCACACCAAGACCGTCAAGGCCCTCGCCGCGCAGCTCAAGGCCAAGCCCGACGACGCAACGCTCGCGGCCGCCCACCAGGCCGCGCACCGCGCCCGGACCGAGGCCCGCCGGTACCGGTTCGGATCCGCTGCCGCCGTTGCCGGCGCGGGCAGTGTGGCCCTCGCGCTGGCCGCAACGCCCGTCTTCCTCACGACTGCTGCTCTGCTGCTCGGCATCCTCGCCGTGGTCGGCCGCAAGGGCGCCACCGTCCCGTTCCTCGACACCGCCGCGCCACCCCTGCGCATCGACATGAACGCAGCCCAGCTCAACGACGCGCTCCGCGCGGCCAGTCTGCTCAAGGCCGGCAAGGGCGACGACGAAGGCCCCAAGGTCCGCGTCATCAGCGGCCCCATCCGCGACGGCCGCGGCTGGGCCGTCGTGTTCGACCTGCCCACCGGCGGAGGCAAGAAGGCCGCCGACGTCCTCGCCAAGCGCGAGGAGATCGCCGCCGAGCTGGGAGTCGACGAGATCCAGGTCATCATGTCCCGCGTCCGCGCCGCCGGCGGCGGCCACGCCGGCCGGGTCTCGATGTGGGTCGCCGACGACGACCCCTACCTCGGCGAGCCCACCCCGTCGCCGCTGGCCACACTCCCGACGTTCTCCGTGTGGGACCCGATCCCGTTCGGGCAGGACGCGCGCGGCAACCGCGTCACCGTGCCGGTCATGTGGCAGTCCCTGTTCTTCGGCGGCCTGCCCCGCCGCGGGAAGACCTTCACCCAGCGCCTCATGACCGCGGCCGGCCTGCTCGACGCCCACGTGCGGCACTACGTCGCCGACGGCAAAGGCGGCGCCGACTGGATGCCCATGCGGGCCGTCGCACACCGCCTGATCCTCGGCGCCGAAGACGACGCCATCGCCGCGTTCAAGGCCATGCTCAAGGAGCTGCTGGCCGAGATGGAACGCCGCTTCGCGCTGCTGCGCGGCCTACCCGCGTCGGTCTGCCCCGAAGGCAAGCTCACCCCGGCCATCGTGCAGCGCTACAACCTGCCGGTCATCTTCGTGACCATCGACGAGTTGCAGGAGTTCTTCACCGCCATGGACAAGGACGACCGCGAACAGGTCATCGACGACCTGTGCCGGATCGCGCGGCGCGGCCCGGCCGCCGGCTTCGTCTCCAACTACGCCAGTCAGCGCCCCGACGCCGACTCGGTGCCCACCAAGCTCCGCGAGATCATCACCCTGCGGTACTCCACACAGGTCGTCGACCGCACGTCGTCAGACATGGTCCTCGGCAAGGGCAAAGCCGCCCAGGGCGCGGACGCCTCGGTCCTGTCCGAGGAACACGTCGGCACCGGCGTCCTGGTCACCGGGCCCGCCAGCTTTGTGACCGTGCGGGCCGACTACCTCGACAACCCCGGCTTCGCCGAGCTGTGCCAGCGCGGCCGCGCGCTGCGGCAGGCCGCGAAGCAGCTCACCGGAGATGCCGTCGGCGACGTCACCGCGGCCGCCGACCAGGCCGGCATCACCATCCCCCCGGTGCTGTCCGACGCCCTCGACGTCATGCGGCACACCGACCGCATGCACACCGCCGACCTCCTCGCGCGCCTGGACAACGCCGACACCGACACCTACGGCGACTGGGACGCCGAACGCCTCGCCCGCGAACTGGAAGCCGCCGGAGTGGAGCGCACCGGCAAGCAGGTCAAGATCGGGAACGTCAACCGGGCCGGATACCGGCGCGCCGACCTCGAAGCCGCCGTCCCACCCGAACTGCTGCTCGCCGCGCGACAGGTAGACCCCGCCCCCGCTACCCACCCCACTACCTGAACCCCGACGGCACCCCGCTACCCGCACCCGCGACGTAGCGGGGACCCGCTACCCCGGTAGCGCCCCCGGTAAACGGCCCCTGACCTGCACGGTAGAGGCCCGTAGAGGGGGCAAGCCCACCCCCCGGAAAACCATCCTGGGCGGCATCATGGGGTCATGCACACCGCGCCCCGGCTCCAGCTCGCCGACGCCTACGCCGCCTCCGTCGAAACCGGCATCAAGCCCGGCACCATCCGCCAATGGCTCCACCGCGGCAAACTCACCCGCCACGGCTACGACACCGCCGGCCGAGCCCTCATCGACCTCGCCGAACTCCGAAACCTCAAGGGCACTTGATCTACGCCCCCAGCAGGTGTAACACTCAAGGCACGTCCGGCATGCCCAGACGGACCCCGCAGGCCCCGCGCTCACCGAGCCGGGGCCTGCCGCACGTCCCCAGCGCCGCAGAGCAGCACGGCAGCTCGCCGGGCCCACAACCCGGAGGACACAGGTTCGAATCCGGTCGGCGCCACCAAGACGCACAGCCGCACCGCGGCCACCAAGGATCCGCCATCCGGTCGATCGGACCGGCGGCAGCCCTTGAACAGGAGGCCAACCCGTGAGCACAAACACGAGGCACGCGCACAAGGTCAGCATCACCAGCGACGGACCCACCAAAGCGAGCGTCGTCGTTGACGGCGTCGACCTGGCGGCCGGCCTGACCGGACTCACCCTGACCATGGGCGTCGGCCAGATCCCGCAACTCACCCTCGACGTACAGATGATCGACGTCACCGAGATCCACGACATCGACGCCCAGGTGCTCATCCCCGACACCGCACGCAACGTCCTCACAACACTCGGCTGGACACCGCCACACGACAGCGAGGTGTCCACCCGGTAGACGGCGCCCACGCCCACCCGCGCCAGGCACACCACGGCAGCGAGGTGGTGACGCAGTGGCATCCACCAGCGACCGCGGTTACGGAACCGACCATCAACGGGTTCGTCGAGCGCTGCTCGCCGAGGCATACGGCCGCCCCTGTCACCACTGCGGCGCGCCCATGCTCAAGGGGCAAGCGCTCGACCTCGACCACACCGCCGACCGGAGTGCCTACCGCGGCTTCGCCCACGCCTCGTGCAACCGCAGCGAAGGCGCCAAGCGAGGCAACGCCAATCGCCGCAGGTCAAAGGGCATGCGAACCTCTGAAGCTTGGTGAACCAATCAAAACGGACATAGTACGACAGGCGGGACGAGGGGGGCATGTCCGACACGGGTTCATGATCGTCTCCTGACCCCGCCCCCAGTGAACGAATCCGTCCGTGAGGCTTTGCGTCCCGGGACACGAAAAAAGCCCCTCTCGCTCATCTTCTGAGCGATCAGGGCTTGTGACCTCGGCGTCCGTTCCGCCGTTGCAACTAGGTTCTCGCAGGTCAGAGGCTTAGTCAAGCCAATGGGGTCCATTCGTTCTTGATTCTTTTCGCCGCTCCGAGAGGAGCGTTCAAGCGGGACCGCTGACGGGACACCCGTCGTGCGGCAATCCTCACAGGCACCAGTCGCTGATCACGGCTGGGAGGAAGCCCCGAGTCTCCCGGCTCGGGGCTTCCGCATCTCCGGGAGGCCTCATGGCTCGTAAGCCCGATACGCCGTGTTCAACCTGCGGAAAGTTGCTCTGGGGAGGCTCCACATCGCTCCCGGCTGGCGAACGGAAGTGTCGTCAGTGCCGCCGGGCGACGCGGCGCCGCGAATGCCTCCACTGCAGAAGCGCGTTCCTGAGCGTGGGTAACGCCTCGTACTGTTCGACCTCTTGCTCCAATAAGTCGCTGGCGACGGTCGCGGGTAGGGCACGCCTGCCCCTTCGGCCGTGCGCCGACTGCGGCGTGCAGGTGCGTAGCCGGGGGACGATACCGCTCTGCCTGGAGCACCAGGCCGAGCGGAAGCTGGAGCGGTATCGGCGCAAGAACCGGCAGCGGCGCGGCGACGACATCGTGTCGGAGTCGTACACCCTGGCGCAGATTGCCGCGCGGGACGGGTTCCGGTGCGGACTATGCGGGCTTCTCGTGAACATGCGGCTGCGGCGCCCGAACCCGCTGTCGCCTTCAATCGATCACATGGTGCCGATCTCGGAAAGTCGTGACGACACCCGGGCCAACGTGCAGTTGGCGCACCTGTCGTGCAACGTCGCCAAGGGCGTTCGGCCGATGGGTGAGCAACTGGCGTTGATCGGCTAGGGATCCCAATGGTGAGGACTTGCGACTGCGGCAAAGAGTTCGAGGCTAAGCGGTCTTCGGCCCGGTACTGCTCCGAGCGGTGCAAGAAGCGCGCACAACGCCGCCCCGGCGGCGTCGAGGCCGACGTCAAGGTACTTCCACGGCCGGCCGACGACGAAGGGGATGGCGCGCTCGCCGAGGTGGTGCGCGCCGAGCTTGCCGCAGTTGCGCGTGCGGAGACATCGGCTGGCCAGGTGGCCTTGGCGTTGGCTCGGCGGATTGACGGTGCGGAGCAGGAGTCAGGGGCGTCGCTGGCGGCGCTCGTGAAGGAGTTTCGGGCATCCCTTGCGGCGGCTACGGCTGGCGCCGAGGTGGAAACGGATCCCATTGACGAGTTGAGGGCGCATGTGCAGCGCAAGCGCGCGGCTCGTTGAGCCGGCCTTTTCGTGGGTGCCCCCGCACGTGGACACCTACGGGGCGCAGGTCGCCGAGTTGTCGAAGCTGGCCGGGTTCGTGCCGGACCTGGAGCAGCGCCTGATCCTGGATGCGATCTTCGCAGTAGACAGCGCGGACAAGGTGGCCGCCCTGGAGGCCGCGGTCGTGGTGGGCCGGCAGAACATGAAGACCGGGCTGTTCAAGATGGCGGCACTGGGCTGGCTCTTCATCACTGACCAGCGACTCGTGGTGTGGTCGGCTCACGAGTTCCGGACGGCGCAGGAGGCGTTCCGGGACATGGAGCAGCTCATCATGGATACGCCGAGATTCGCCGCCCGGGTGAAGCAGATTCACCGAGGGAGCGGGAACGAGGCGATCGAGCTTCACGGGGATCGTCGTCTGATGTTCAAGGCGCGGACGCGGACGGGTGGTCGTGGTCTCTCCGGAGACAAGATCATCCTTGATGAGGCGTTCGCGTTGCAGCCGACGCACATGGGGTCGCTGTTCCCCACCCTGGCGGCGCGCCCGAACCCGCAGGTGGTGTACGGCTCGTCGGCTGGGCTCATCGACTCCGGCGTCCTGCGCGGGATCCGTGATCGTGGCCGCAAGGGCGGAGACCCGTCGCTGACGTACTTCGAGTGGTGCGCGCCACCCCCGAATGAGGCGTGCGCGGACGGCGAGACGTGCACGCACGCCCAGGACGTGAAGGGGTGCGGGTGCGACAACCTCGACCTGGTAAAGCGCGCAAACCCGGCGGTAGGCCGGCGCATCACCGTGGAGTACATCCTCGGCGAGCGCCGCGGTCTTCCCCCCGCCGAGTACGCCCGCGAGCGGATGGGCTGGTGGGACGACCCGATCGGCGGGGAGACCCCGATCAAGCCGGGCGACTGGGCTGCCTGCCTCGACGAGGAGTCGAAGCGGGAGGGCACGGTGGCGCTGGCGGTGGACATCACCCCGGACCGGTCCACGACGTCGATCGCGGTGGCAGGCCGGCGATCGGATGGCCTGGTGCACGGCGAGGTTGTGGAGCACCGACAGGGCACCGGGTGGGTGGTTGACCGGCTGGTGGAGTTGTTCGAATCGATCGAGCCGACACCGGTGGCGCTGATCGTGGACCCGGCGGGGCCGGCTGGGTCGCTGGAGAAGAGCTTGCTGGAGCGCGGGTTCACCTTGGACAAGGAGCCGTTGGGCGACGCGTGGCGGCTCCACATGATGGGGACGCGGGAGTACGCGCAGGCGTGCGGCGCCCTTGCTGACGACATCGCCAACGACCGGTTCCGGCACATCGGGCAGACCCCCCTGGATACGGCGGTGGACGGGGTCGCGACCCGGCCGCTTGCAGAGGCGTGGGCGTGGTCGAGGCCGAAGTCGGGTGCGGTCATTGCCCCGTTGGTGGCGGTGACGCTGGCTCGCCATGGTCATGCGACATACGGCGTCGAGGAGCCACAGGCTCCGTTCGTACTCGTTGGGTGAGGGGGCGTCGTGGCGGCGTGGAGCGAGCAGATCCCGCTGGATCAGATCACCGCGGAGGCCCGCAGGATCCGGTTCTGGCGCACTGTCCTGACTGTCCTGGGCGGCCTGCTGTTCGGGGTGGGCTGGCTGGCGGCGAAGGGCTGCGGGCTGGTCTGGCTGGGCGTGGCCTGGGTGGCGGCGGCGCTCCGAATCGGATGGCAGGAGGCCCGTCGTGGGGCTGCTCGAACGGATTGAGGCGCAGCGCGCCGCGGCGCGCACCGGCTCACGGGATGCCCCGCTGGATCTGAACCAGTGGGCGCAGTACTTCGGGTTCGGCGGCCTGGACTATCCGATCGTCCAGACCACGATGAACACCATCGACCAGGAGGCTGTCGCCCTCACTACGGCGGCGGCAGCGAAGACGAACGGGCCGATCTTCTCGCTGATCCTGGCCCGGCAGCAGATCTTCAGCCAAGCCCGATTCCAGTGGACGCGGTTCTCCGGTGGCGCCCCGACGGACCTGTTCGGCTCGCCGGAGCTTGGGTTGCTGGAGCGGCCGTGGCCGGGCGGCACAACGGGCGACCTGCTGGGTCGGATGGAGTGGAACGCATCGACGGCCGGCAACTCCTACGTGCGGCGTACTCGCGCGGACCGGTTGAACGTCCTGCCGCCGCAGTGGGTGATCATCGTGTTGGGGTCGCAGACGAACGCCGACAATCCGGCCGAGGCGCCGGACGTCGAGGTCGCCGGCTACGTGTATGACCCGCCGTCGGGTCCGATGCGGTTCTACCCGGCGGACGGCTCCAACGGGAGGATGGCGCACTACGCGCCGATCCCCGACCCGGACTTCCACTTTCTGGGCATGTCGTGGATCACGCCGGTGCTGCGGGAGTTGCAGGCCGACTCGATGGCGACGGAGCACAAGGCCCGCTTCTTCCAGAACGCGGCCACACCGAACCTTGCGATCAAGTTCGATCCATCAGTGAAGCTTCAGCAGGTCCAGGCATTCAAGGAGCTGATGGAGGAGGAGCACACCGGGGTCGCGAACGCCTACCGGACCCTGTACATGGGCGGCGGCGCCGATCCGAAGGTGATCGGCGCGGATATGCGGCAGCTCGACTTCGCCGCGACGCAGGGCAAGGGCGAGTCGCGTCTCGCGGCGGCGGCCGGTGTCCCGCCGTCCTGGGTGGGTTTCTCGGAGGGGCTGCAAGGGTCCGCACTGAATGCAGGGAATTTCTCCAGCGCCCGGCGGCGCCTGTCCGACGGGACGCTGGAGCACCTGTGGTCGAACGCCGCAGCATCCCTGGAGCCACTGCTCACGCCGCCCGACTCCGGATCGTCTCTCTGGTATACGACCCGGTCGGTGGCGTTCATGCGGGAGGACGCCGAGGTGCTGTCCCGCATTCAGCAGACCCAAGCACAGACCATCACCGCTCTCGTCCGGGACGGGTTCACCCCGGATTCGGCGACGCAGGCGGTCCTGAACAACGACATGTCCCTGCTCAAGCACACCGGCCTCACATCGGTGCAGCTCTTGCCGCCGAGCAACGGCCAGGAGCCGTTCAACCCCAACGCCCCGGCGGCACCGCCGGCTGAGCAGCCGCCAGCGGGCGGCGCCACCCCAGCGGAAGGAGCCGGCCAGTGACCGGTGAGCAGATCCACCAGCGCGTGTTCGCGCTCGACGACATCCAGATCCGCGCCGGGGGAGACGGCCGTACCGTCACCGCCTACGCTGCCGTCTTCGACTCGCCGACGCACATCCGCGACCAGGACGGCGAGTACGACGAGCAGATCGCCCGCACCGCGTTCGACAAGACCGTGCGTGAACGAGCCGGCCGTATCGGCGTGTTCTACAACCACGCGAAGACCCTGCACGGCACCCCGTCGGAGTCCGGGTCGATCCCGATCGGCACCCCGATCGAGGCGCCCCGAGCAGACAGCCGGGGCCTGCTGACCGTCACCCGGTACAACAAGACCCCGCTGGCCGACGCCGTGCTGGAGTCCATCCGCAATGGCGACATCACCGGGCAGAGCTTCACGGGCCGGTTCATCAAGAGCGACCCGAAGGGGCCGTATCTGCCGGACCGGTCGACGGGGCAGCGGGCGCTGGTGACCCGGCAGGAGATCGCCCTGATCGAGTACGGCCCGACTCCGATCCCCGCTTACTCGGACGCCGCGATCGTCGGCGTCCGCTCCCAGGGCGTCTCTGGCAACCTGGACACGCCGAACGTCGCCGACCTCGACGCCGCAGCCGTTGCCCATGCCACGGCGCAGGGCTGGACGATGCCCGACGGGGCATGCCCGATTCGCGATCTGGACCACCACGGTCGCGCCGACCTCGACACCGCGCTCGCGGCAGTCGACAACACCACCGCGGACGACGTCCGCGCCCACATCACCCAGCGGGCCGCGGAACTCGGGCTGTCCAGCCTGATCCCGGCCTCCTGGCCCAGCACTTCGGGACGCACCGAGCCGGCCCCCCGCACTCCAGCCGCTGTGCATGGCACTGGAGCCGCCAAGCCGGCCGCCGCGCCCACCACCACTCCCGAGCCGCCTCGGCACTCGGCCCCCACCTCACAGACAAGGACGACCGGCATGGCCGACGACGAGCGCATGACCATCGAGGAGCGGACCGCCCGGCTGGGCGAGATCAGCTCCCGCCTCCAGGAGATCGACACCGAGTTCAGCGGCGCGACGCTGCCGCAGGACGTGCAGACGGAGTGGGACGACCTCAACGGCGAGCACGACCGGCACGAGGAGGCCATCGCGGCGGCCACCGAGCGCACCGAGCGGCTGCGGCAGCTCGCCGCGGTCCCGGGAAGCACCGAGCGCACCGGTGGCGGGGGCGGCGGCACCCGCTCCGGGGACCGTAGCCGCGTCCCCGGGCAGATCCGGCGCCCGGAGAACATCTACGACCTCAACGAGGTGCGGCAGCAGGCCCGCAGCCTCGACGAGATGGCCGGCCTGTACCGGGACCGGGCGATGCGCGCGATCGACACCAGTCAGTTCCCCGGCGCGGACAGCAAGGAGGCCGCCCAGGAGCGCGCCGAGCGGCTGCTGAACGACGTCGATGACGAGCAGGGCACCCTCGCCCGCAGGATGCTTGCCACCGGCTCGCCGCAGTACAACCGGGCCTTCGGCCGGATGCTGATGGCGCTGTCCACCAACGGCCTCACCACCGAGGAGAACCGCGCGTTGTCGCTGGGCGTGGACGGCTCCGGCGGTTTCGCGGTCCCCTTCCAGCTCGACCCCACGGTGATCCTCACCTCGGACGGCAGCATCAACCCCCTGCGGGAGGTCTCCCGACAGGTGCAGATCGTCGGGAAGAAGTGGGAGGGCGTCACCAGCGCCGGCGTCACCGTCACCCGCGGCGCCGAGGGCGACGAGGCC encodes:
- a CDS encoding DUF6907 domain-containing protein produces the protein MTDRTIAIDTRDHGPVTVVCPPWCTGLHPAGLLREEIHHQGEPVDITVDTSRGPRRLIELTMWQTPWPVPSDRHSDDVHMVVQLLDGDAFGYDVQGLGALATDLMDAAAKVRRLSRRLACEHRGGEW
- a CDS encoding DUF6257 family protein, which translates into the protein MIRTHPNDPPLTVIEAGRIARITAAAMIRGGTLTTDQKTAVDRILDGARKRAEKAAKK
- a CDS encoding FtsK/SpoIIIE domain-containing protein, producing MTDTITRPADDTTDEPPPVLLVKAPPTTPEDQGEAVDRPDNPLADWLTVPDTPILPAWLATPAAVRANAGALVRLGAYQGRYHSIRLPKYGAKALGLACRGGYRCTVRLWPVLAAADHTKTVKALAAQLKAKPDDATLAAAHQAAHRARTEARRYRFGSAAAVAGAGSVALALAATPVFLTTAALLLGILAVVGRKGATVPFLDTAAPPLRIDMNAAQLNDALRAASLLKAGKGDDEGPKVRVISGPIRDGRGWAVVFDLPTGGGKKAADVLAKREEIAAELGVDEIQVIMSRVRAAGGGHAGRVSMWVADDDPYLGEPTPSPLATLPTFSVWDPIPFGQDARGNRVTVPVMWQSLFFGGLPRRGKTFTQRLMTAAGLLDAHVRHYVADGKGGADWMPMRAVAHRLILGAEDDAIAAFKAMLKELLAEMERRFALLRGLPASVCPEGKLTPAIVQRYNLPVIFVTIDELQEFFTAMDKDDREQVIDDLCRIARRGPAAGFVSNYASQRPDADSVPTKLREIITLRYSTQVVDRTSSDMVLGKGKAAQGADASVLSEEHVGTGVLVTGPASFVTVRADYLDNPGFAELCQRGRALRQAAKQLTGDAVGDVTAAADQAGITIPPVLSDALDVMRHTDRMHTADLLARLDNADTDTYGDWDAERLARELEAAGVERTGKQVKIGNVNRAGYRRADLEAAVPPELLLAARQVDPAPATHPTT
- a CDS encoding endonuclease domain-containing protein gives rise to the protein MASTSDRGYGTDHQRVRRALLAEAYGRPCHHCGAPMLKGQALDLDHTADRSAYRGFAHASCNRSEGAKRGNANRRRSKGMRTSEAW
- a CDS encoding HNH endonuclease, producing the protein MQVRSRGTIPLCLEHQAERKLERYRRKNRQRRGDDIVSESYTLAQIAARDGFRCGLCGLLVNMRLRRPNPLSPSIDHMVPISESRDDTRANVQLAHLSCNVAKGVRPMGEQLALIG
- a CDS encoding terminase; translated protein: MDTYGAQVAELSKLAGFVPDLEQRLILDAIFAVDSADKVAALEAAVVVGRQNMKTGLFKMAALGWLFITDQRLVVWSAHEFRTAQEAFRDMEQLIMDTPRFAARVKQIHRGSGNEAIELHGDRRLMFKARTRTGGRGLSGDKIILDEAFALQPTHMGSLFPTLAARPNPQVVYGSSAGLIDSGVLRGIRDRGRKGGDPSLTYFEWCAPPPNEACADGETCTHAQDVKGCGCDNLDLVKRANPAVGRRITVEYILGERRGLPPAEYARERMGWWDDPIGGETPIKPGDWAACLDEESKREGTVALAVDITPDRSTTSIAVAGRRSDGLVHGEVVEHRQGTGWVVDRLVELFESIEPTPVALIVDPAGPAGSLEKSLLERGFTLDKEPLGDAWRLHMMGTREYAQACGALADDIANDRFRHIGQTPLDTAVDGVATRPLAEAWAWSRPKSGAVIAPLVAVTLARHGHATYGVEEPQAPFVLVG
- a CDS encoding phage portal protein, yielding MGLLERIEAQRAAARTGSRDAPLDLNQWAQYFGFGGLDYPIVQTTMNTIDQEAVALTTAAAAKTNGPIFSLILARQQIFSQARFQWTRFSGGAPTDLFGSPELGLLERPWPGGTTGDLLGRMEWNASTAGNSYVRRTRADRLNVLPPQWVIIVLGSQTNADNPAEAPDVEVAGYVYDPPSGPMRFYPADGSNGRMAHYAPIPDPDFHFLGMSWITPVLRELQADSMATEHKARFFQNAATPNLAIKFDPSVKLQQVQAFKELMEEEHTGVANAYRTLYMGGGADPKVIGADMRQLDFAATQGKGESRLAAAAGVPPSWVGFSEGLQGSALNAGNFSSARRRLSDGTLEHLWSNAAASLEPLLTPPDSGSSLWYTTRSVAFMREDAEVLSRIQQTQAQTITALVRDGFTPDSATQAVLNNDMSLLKHTGLTSVQLLPPSNGQEPFNPNAPAAPPAEQPPAGGATPAEGAGQ